The Brasilonema sennae CENA114 genome includes a region encoding these proteins:
- a CDS encoding GTP-binding protein, protein MTPTLPLPEPHRNDSPNSSENSLNWDEQLDSAIFTFEDIQAELNYKQARTALRNLVDKLDLTQEEKDGLEMQIGDLETMLLKLERMVVQIAAFGMVGRGKSSLLNALVGQPVFETGPLHGVTRNSQTANWTITEEEIGETQRALRVTLPGSGQSQVELIDTPGLDEVNGETRATLAQQIAKQADLILFVVAGDMTKVEHDALSQLREAGKPILLVFNKTDQYPEADRMAIYEKIRDERVRELLSPDEIVMAAASPLVRRMVHRPDGTRGVQLSTGEAQVEELKLKILEILHREGKALVALNTMLYADNVNEQLVQRKLKIRDISANQLIWKATMTKAMAIAFNPVMLVDVLAGAVIDIILILGLSKLYGIPMTETGAVKLLQRIALSMGGISASELLANLGLSSLKTLLGLSAPATGGASLGAYVSVALTQAGVAGVSCYGLGYVTKAYLANGANWGPNGPKAVISQILATLDEGSILNRIKDELRLKIKAKT, encoded by the coding sequence ATGACTCCAACATTACCCTTACCCGAGCCACATCGTAATGATTCGCCCAACAGTAGCGAAAACTCTCTCAATTGGGACGAACAGCTAGATAGTGCGATTTTTACTTTTGAAGATATTCAAGCAGAACTCAACTATAAACAAGCGCGAACCGCACTGCGAAATTTGGTAGATAAGCTTGATCTGACTCAAGAGGAAAAAGACGGACTGGAGATGCAAATTGGCGATTTGGAAACAATGCTGTTGAAATTAGAACGCATGGTAGTTCAGATAGCCGCCTTTGGTATGGTGGGACGAGGCAAATCATCTCTACTCAATGCTTTGGTAGGGCAACCAGTATTTGAAACTGGTCCCTTGCATGGTGTCACGCGCAATTCTCAAACAGCAAATTGGACTATCACAGAAGAAGAGATTGGGGAAACACAACGTGCTTTGCGAGTGACTCTACCGGGAAGTGGTCAATCTCAAGTGGAATTGATTGATACCCCAGGATTAGACGAAGTTAATGGTGAAACCCGCGCCACACTAGCACAACAGATCGCAAAACAGGCGGATTTGATTTTGTTTGTCGTTGCTGGCGATATGACGAAAGTTGAACATGATGCACTTTCCCAATTGCGGGAAGCGGGTAAACCTATTTTGCTGGTGTTTAACAAAACAGACCAGTATCCTGAAGCAGATCGCATGGCAATTTACGAAAAAATTCGGGATGAAAGGGTACGAGAATTACTTTCACCTGATGAAATTGTGATGGCTGCAGCATCGCCATTGGTGAGGAGAATGGTTCATCGTCCCGATGGTACCAGGGGTGTGCAGCTCAGTACAGGAGAAGCCCAAGTTGAAGAACTGAAGCTGAAAATTTTGGAAATTCTACATCGTGAAGGCAAAGCTTTGGTCGCCCTCAACACAATGCTTTATGCTGACAACGTTAATGAGCAGTTGGTGCAGCGAAAACTTAAGATTCGAGATATCAGTGCCAATCAGTTGATTTGGAAAGCGACGATGACCAAAGCAATGGCGATCGCCTTCAATCCTGTCATGCTAGTAGATGTTCTTGCTGGTGCGGTGATAGACATTATCCTGATTCTAGGCTTATCAAAACTTTATGGCATTCCCATGACCGAAACCGGAGCCGTAAAATTATTACAAAGAATTGCCTTGAGTATGGGTGGTATCAGTGCTAGCGAATTATTGGCAAATTTGGGCTTGAGTTCACTCAAAACATTACTTGGTCTGTCTGCACCTGCGACTGGGGGTGCTTCCTTGGGTGCCTATGTGTCAGTAGCACTAACTCAAGCGGGTGTAGCAGGCGTTTCTTGCTATGGTCTTGGGTATGTGACCAAAGCATATTTAGCCAATGGGGCAAATTGGGGACCGAATGGTCCTAAAGCTGTGATTAGTCAAATTTTGGCAACCCTTGATGAAGGTTCAATTCTCAATCGGATTAAAGATGAATTGCGATTGAAGATAAAAGCTAAAACATAA
- the tpiA gene encoding triose-phosphate isomerase, whose amino-acid sequence MRKIVIAGNWKMFKTQAESLEFLKGFLPSLGETPQDREVVLCVPFTDLSVFSKSLHGSRIQLGAQNIHWEGSGAYTGEISGPMLTEIGVRYVIVGHSERRQYFGETDHTVNLRLKAAQKFGLTPILCVGETKQQRDALETESLIINQLEKDLVDIDQENLVIAYEPIWAIGTGDTCETKEANRVIGIIRNQLTNPNVPIQYGGSVKPNNIDEIMAQREIDGVLVGGASLEPASFARLVNYK is encoded by the coding sequence GTGCGAAAAATAGTTATTGCCGGTAATTGGAAAATGTTCAAAACCCAGGCAGAATCCCTGGAGTTTTTAAAAGGATTTCTGCCCAGCTTGGGCGAAACTCCTCAAGACCGAGAAGTGGTATTGTGCGTCCCCTTCACTGATTTAAGCGTTTTTTCCAAGAGTTTGCATGGAAGTCGTATACAATTGGGGGCGCAAAATATTCACTGGGAAGGGAGTGGAGCCTACACGGGTGAAATTTCTGGACCTATGCTCACCGAGATTGGTGTGCGCTATGTTATTGTCGGTCACAGCGAACGCCGGCAATACTTTGGTGAAACTGATCACACCGTCAACCTGCGCCTCAAAGCTGCTCAAAAGTTTGGTCTTACGCCTATTCTATGTGTAGGTGAAACCAAACAACAACGAGATGCGCTGGAAACAGAATCACTGATTATCAACCAGCTCGAAAAAGACCTTGTGGATATTGATCAGGAGAATTTGGTTATTGCTTATGAACCGATTTGGGCGATCGGCACTGGTGACACTTGTGAAACCAAGGAAGCCAATCGTGTCATCGGTATAATTCGCAATCAATTGACCAATCCTAATGTGCCAATTCAATACGGTGGTTCGGTAAAGCCGAATAATATAGACGAAATCATGGCTCAAAGGGAAATTGACGGCGTTCTGGTGGGAGGAGCAAGTTTAGAACCCGCAAGTTTCGCCAGACTTGTGAATTATAAGTGA
- the folP gene encoding dihydropteroate synthase codes for MTPNLIIRERCFEWGQRTYLMGILNVTPDSFSDGGEFNTVTAALAQAQAMVAGGVDIIDVGGQSTRPGAEQITLAQELNRVLPVLQILRKEIPVPISVDTTRAAVAQAAVEAGADIVNDISGGTLDPEMLLTVARMNVPIILMHIRGNPQTMQQFTDYQDLMGEIYSFLAKQIAAAIAVGIDERKIIIDPGIGFAKNYEQNLEILRRLPQLRQLKCPILVGASRKSFIGRILNQPDPKARVWGTAAACCAAIFNGADIMRVHDIKEMRDVSLVADAIFRQSSQVQPSD; via the coding sequence ATGACACCCAATTTAATCATTCGAGAACGCTGTTTTGAGTGGGGACAGCGAACATATCTGATGGGGATTCTAAATGTCACACCTGACAGTTTCAGTGATGGTGGCGAATTCAATACAGTCACTGCTGCTTTAGCACAAGCACAAGCAATGGTAGCAGGTGGTGTAGATATTATCGATGTCGGTGGTCAATCAACTCGACCAGGGGCAGAGCAAATCACTCTTGCACAAGAACTTAACCGAGTTCTGCCAGTATTGCAAATACTGCGAAAAGAGATACCAGTGCCAATTTCTGTAGACACAACAAGGGCAGCTGTTGCCCAGGCTGCTGTAGAAGCAGGTGCAGATATAGTTAATGACATTTCCGGGGGTACCTTAGACCCAGAAATGTTACTGACAGTGGCAAGGATGAATGTGCCTATTATATTAATGCACATCCGGGGAAACCCGCAAACAATGCAACAATTCACTGATTATCAAGATTTGATGGGAGAGATTTATAGTTTTTTGGCAAAGCAAATCGCTGCAGCTATTGCTGTAGGTATTGACGAAAGAAAAATTATCATCGATCCAGGGATTGGCTTTGCCAAGAACTATGAGCAAAATTTAGAAATTTTGCGCCGCTTACCCCAATTGCGTCAACTTAAGTGTCCTATTTTAGTAGGAGCATCTCGTAAAAGTTTCATTGGTCGTATTTTAAATCAGCCAGATCCGAAAGCACGAGTCTGGGGAACAGCAGCTGCATGTTGTGCTGCTATCTTTAATGGTGCTGATATCATGCGAGTTCACGATATTAAAGAAATGCGCGATGTATCATTGGTTGCTGATGCAATTTTCCGACAATCTTCGCAAGTCCAGCCATCAGACTAA
- a CDS encoding SPFH domain-containing protein yields the protein MEPIIAIVLVLIGYALGSAKLINQGNEALVERLGQYHRKLKPGLNFIVPLLDQIVMEDTTREQVLDIKPQNVITRDNIYLEVDGVVYWRVTDIEKSFYEIDDLQQALTNLTTTTLREIIAQNTLEETNAARASMNTALLAQLNETTAQWGVGILRVDIQSITPPESVRKSMEEQRAAEISSRAEILEAEGRRAAAIKKAEGTKTSMQIISEALRSNPESKEILRYLVAQDYINASYRLGESENAKVVFVDPGKGGEMMDLISQMTYGEEHVNNGENGST from the coding sequence ATGGAACCAATTATTGCCATAGTCTTAGTGCTTATAGGGTATGCATTAGGATCGGCAAAGCTTATTAATCAGGGAAATGAAGCTTTGGTTGAACGTTTGGGGCAGTATCATCGCAAACTGAAACCAGGACTCAACTTTATTGTTCCCTTGCTTGATCAAATTGTCATGGAGGACACGACCCGAGAGCAAGTTTTAGACATCAAGCCTCAAAATGTAATCACCAGAGATAATATCTACTTGGAAGTGGATGGAGTTGTTTACTGGCGCGTCACAGATATAGAGAAAAGCTTTTACGAAATTGACGACTTGCAGCAAGCACTAACAAACTTGACTACAACTACGCTTAGGGAAATCATTGCCCAGAATACCTTGGAAGAAACCAACGCCGCCAGAGCAAGCATGAACACTGCCTTGCTGGCTCAGTTGAATGAGACAACGGCGCAGTGGGGAGTTGGAATTCTGCGGGTAGATATTCAGAGTATTACACCACCTGAAAGTGTTCGCAAATCAATGGAAGAGCAACGAGCTGCTGAAATTAGTAGCCGTGCTGAGATTTTAGAAGCAGAAGGGCGACGCGCAGCCGCAATTAAGAAAGCAGAAGGAACAAAAACCTCAATGCAGATCATTTCTGAAGCTTTACGTTCTAATCCTGAAAGTAAGGAAATTCTGCGCTATCTCGTGGCTCAAGATTACATCAATGCCAGCTACAGACTGGGTGAAAGCGAGAATGCCAAAGTTGTGTTCGTAGATCCAGGCAAAGGTGGTGAGATGATGGATTTGATTTCCCAAATGACATATGGCGAAGAACATGTCAACAATGGTGAAAATGGTTCTACTTAG
- the groL gene encoding chaperonin GroEL (60 kDa chaperone family; promotes refolding of misfolded polypeptides especially under stressful conditions; forms two stacked rings of heptamers to form a barrel-shaped 14mer; ends can be capped by GroES; misfolded proteins enter the barrel where they are refolded when GroES binds), producing the protein MAKIVAFNEDSRRALERGINALADAVKITLGPKGRNVLLEKKFGAPQIVNDGITVAKEIELEDPLENTGAKLVQEVASKTKDVAGDGTTTATVLAQALIKEGLKNVAAGTNPIALKRGIDKTVEALVQEIAAVAKPVEGAAIAQVATVSAGNDEEVGQMLAEAMEKVTKDGVITVEESKSLTTDLEVVEGMQLDRGYISPYFITNNDRLTVEFENARILITDKKISNISELIPVLEKVARSGQPLLIIAEDVEGEALATLVVNKARGVLAVAAIKAPGFGDRRKALLQDIAILTDGQLISEEIGLTLDTASLETLGTARKITIDKENTIIVAAGDNTKADVQKRIGQIRKQLEETDSDYDKEKLQERIAKLAGGVAVIKVGAATETELKDRKLRIEDALNATKAAVEEGIVPGGGTTLIHLVKKVQEVKNTLEAEEQIGADIVARALEAPLRQIADNAGVEGSVIVARVQDTDFNIGYNAATGEFEDLIAAGIIDPAKVVRSAIQNAASIAGMVLTTEAVVVEKPEKKPAGGAPDMGGMGGMGGMGGMGGMGGMGGMGMM; encoded by the coding sequence ATGGCAAAAATTGTTGCATTTAATGAAGATTCGCGGCGGGCTTTAGAACGAGGCATCAACGCTCTTGCCGATGCGGTGAAGATTACCTTAGGACCAAAAGGTCGCAATGTTCTTTTGGAGAAAAAATTTGGGGCACCCCAAATTGTTAACGATGGTATCACCGTTGCCAAAGAAATTGAACTAGAAGATCCCTTAGAAAACACTGGCGCAAAACTGGTTCAGGAAGTGGCGTCAAAAACTAAAGATGTGGCTGGGGATGGTACCACCACAGCTACTGTGTTGGCGCAAGCGTTGATCAAAGAAGGTTTGAAGAATGTTGCCGCAGGTACCAACCCTATAGCCCTGAAGCGGGGAATTGACAAAACCGTCGAGGCGTTGGTGCAGGAAATTGCAGCAGTAGCTAAGCCAGTAGAAGGTGCAGCGATCGCTCAAGTTGCGACAGTCTCAGCTGGGAACGACGAAGAAGTCGGTCAGATGTTGGCTGAGGCGATGGAAAAAGTCACCAAAGACGGTGTTATCACCGTTGAAGAATCTAAATCCTTAACAACGGATTTAGAAGTTGTAGAAGGGATGCAGTTAGACAGGGGTTACATCTCCCCCTACTTCATCACCAACAACGACCGGTTGACGGTAGAATTTGAAAACGCTCGCATTTTGATTACTGATAAGAAAATCAGCAACATCAGCGAGTTAATTCCAGTTTTGGAAAAGGTCGCCCGTTCCGGTCAACCTTTGTTGATTATTGCTGAAGATGTGGAAGGTGAAGCTTTAGCAACTTTGGTTGTGAACAAAGCACGGGGAGTGCTTGCTGTCGCCGCTATCAAAGCCCCTGGATTTGGTGATCGCCGCAAAGCATTGTTGCAAGATATTGCTATTCTCACCGACGGACAGTTGATTTCTGAAGAAATTGGCTTAACCTTGGATACCGCTTCTTTGGAAACCCTGGGAACTGCGCGGAAAATCACAATTGACAAAGAAAACACCATCATCGTTGCTGCTGGTGACAACACAAAAGCGGACGTGCAAAAGCGAATTGGTCAAATTCGTAAACAACTAGAAGAAACCGATTCAGACTACGATAAAGAAAAACTCCAAGAGCGCATTGCTAAACTAGCTGGTGGAGTTGCGGTGATAAAAGTGGGTGCGGCAACAGAAACCGAACTCAAAGATCGCAAACTGCGGATTGAAGACGCCCTCAATGCTACCAAAGCGGCTGTGGAAGAAGGTATCGTTCCTGGTGGTGGAACAACACTGATTCATTTGGTGAAAAAAGTACAAGAGGTTAAAAACACTCTTGAGGCAGAAGAACAGATTGGCGCTGATATTGTGGCGCGAGCGCTCGAAGCCCCCTTGCGTCAAATTGCAGATAATGCTGGCGTTGAAGGGTCGGTTATTGTCGCCAGAGTGCAAGACACTGATTTCAACATCGGTTACAACGCCGCTACTGGAGAATTTGAGGACTTGATTGCTGCCGGTATTATTGATCCTGCAAAAGTAGTGCGTTCAGCTATCCAAAACGCTGCTTCCATCGCTGGAATGGTTTTAACCACTGAAGCAGTCGTGGTCGAAAAACCTGAGAAGAAACCCGCAGGTGGTGCGCCTGACATGGGCGGCATGGGCGGCATGGGCGGCATGGGCGGCATGGGCGGCATGGGCGGCATGGGCGGCATGGGCATGATGTAG
- a CDS encoding MraY family glycosyltransferase: MNIHSSLRSLGIADPNGSGWLAVVFTFLLAGTVTWRLIPAVRKFALRVGWADQPNARRLNREPLPNAGGLAIYAGVIAAVVLASLLRPIELERVLAEVQTILLGGSILVLVGFIDDQFGLPPLVRLLIQILTALLLVANRITIEFSFGTPIDSTLSVILTVLWVVGITNAINLMDGMDGLAGGVSFITAISLLAVSAQVPNRAAATLVLAALAGGALGFLSHNFHPSRIIMGDAGAYFFGYVLAATSILGNLQAPTAVSLLAPVLFLLLPVLDTTQVFIRRLMAGKNPLSTPGKDHLHHRLLAWGLSQRHAALILWSIALICNVLAMRLQNMTLVQILATTIGIIVFLSFIVLQRIRTT; the protein is encoded by the coding sequence ATGAATATACACAGCTCCCTTCGTTCCCTCGGTATTGCTGACCCTAACGGTTCCGGCTGGTTAGCGGTAGTATTTACATTTCTTTTAGCTGGTACTGTCACTTGGCGCTTGATTCCAGCAGTCCGCAAGTTTGCCCTGCGAGTAGGTTGGGCTGACCAACCGAATGCGCGACGGCTGAACCGAGAACCTTTACCTAATGCAGGAGGTCTAGCTATTTATGCAGGAGTGATTGCTGCCGTGGTATTAGCCAGTCTCTTACGACCTATAGAACTCGAAAGAGTACTGGCTGAGGTACAGACGATTCTTCTAGGGGGCTCGATACTGGTTCTTGTGGGCTTTATTGATGACCAATTTGGCTTACCCCCTCTGGTTCGATTGTTAATTCAGATACTGACAGCTTTATTGTTAGTTGCTAATCGTATTACCATTGAATTCTCTTTTGGAACTCCCATCGACTCGACACTATCAGTAATACTAACAGTATTGTGGGTAGTTGGAATCACAAATGCTATCAACTTAATGGATGGCATGGACGGTTTGGCGGGAGGAGTAAGCTTTATCACCGCTATAAGTTTATTAGCAGTTTCAGCTCAGGTTCCCAACCGTGCGGCAGCGACGTTAGTTCTAGCAGCATTGGCAGGGGGGGCGTTGGGCTTCTTGAGCCACAACTTCCACCCTTCGCGGATTATTATGGGTGATGCCGGAGCCTACTTTTTTGGTTATGTACTAGCTGCTACAAGTATTTTAGGTAATCTCCAAGCACCCACGGCTGTCTCTCTCCTCGCACCAGTTCTGTTTTTACTGTTGCCAGTGCTCGATACTACTCAAGTGTTTATCCGACGCTTGATGGCGGGGAAAAACCCTCTTAGCACCCCAGGGAAAGACCACTTGCACCATCGCTTGTTAGCTTGGGGCTTGTCTCAACGCCATGCTGCGCTGATTCTTTGGTCAATTGCTTTGATTTGCAACGTGTTGGCAATGAGACTACAAAATATGACTTTGGTACAAATACTTGCCACAACCATTGGGATCATCGTCTTTCTAAGCTTCATTGTCTTGCAAAGGATACGAACAACTTAG
- the hpnK gene encoding hopanoid biosynthesis-associated protein HpnK, with the protein MQAQKFAIINGDDFGFSHGVNQAIIKAHKEGVLTSTSLMVTGEAFDKAVDLAQAHPTLGVGLHLVLVCGRAALPPSQIPHLVDDTGNFPYSPETSGLRYQFNRSTHEELQREIRAQLEKFRSTGLRLSHVDGHLHMHMHPLVLRILVELADEFGIRVIRLPHEELGMNLRLERRNLLTKLVWAAVFGGLRRYGEGLLKSKGIGFAERVYGLLQTGSVTEEYLLGLIPQIQANLVEIYSHPAIVIAGEPLNGPSGAGEAELAATLSGQVGKMLTVKGFELTNFDQLLRNTLNRVG; encoded by the coding sequence ATGCAGGCTCAGAAATTCGCCATTATCAATGGTGATGACTTCGGCTTTTCACATGGCGTTAACCAAGCAATTATCAAAGCCCACAAAGAAGGAGTACTGACGAGTACCAGCTTAATGGTTACAGGTGAGGCATTTGATAAAGCGGTTGATTTAGCACAGGCTCACCCCACCCTAGGAGTAGGTTTGCACTTGGTTCTGGTGTGTGGTCGAGCTGCACTGCCACCCTCACAAATCCCTCACTTGGTTGATGATACAGGTAACTTTCCATACAGTCCGGAAACAAGCGGGTTGCGCTATCAGTTCAATCGGTCAACTCACGAGGAATTGCAGCGAGAAATCCGTGCTCAATTAGAAAAATTTCGCTCTACTGGGTTGCGCCTTTCCCATGTAGATGGGCATTTGCATATGCACATGCATCCGTTGGTACTGCGTATCCTAGTTGAGCTAGCGGATGAATTCGGCATTCGGGTTATCCGTCTTCCTCATGAAGAACTGGGAATGAACCTGCGGCTTGAGCGTCGGAACTTACTCACTAAACTAGTTTGGGCGGCTGTGTTCGGTGGACTGCGCCGCTATGGTGAGGGGTTGCTGAAATCAAAGGGCATTGGTTTTGCTGAGCGCGTTTACGGGTTGCTTCAAACTGGTTCTGTGACTGAGGAATACTTGCTTGGTCTCATACCCCAAATTCAGGCAAACCTAGTTGAAATTTATTCTCATCCAGCCATCGTCATAGCTGGCGAACCGCTGAATGGTCCATCAGGGGCTGGTGAAGCTGAACTCGCGGCTACCTTGAGTGGGCAAGTGGGTAAAATGCTGACTGTTAAGGGATTTGAATTGACGAATTTTGATCAACTTCTAAGAAACACGCTTAACAGGGTTGGGTGA
- a CDS encoding ferritin-like domain-containing protein: MMKLGSEEHKELFCRSFIESHLEFEPEKLSWPVLDSVALERIRSIPFWKEALSTERQAGAMVSAFAATISDPLLREAIALQAMEETRHSRLIEFLINHYDIQISQPPEPALPSNIKTAFIDFGFGECLDSFLAFGLFGIARQANYMPEAIFDIFDPILNEEARHIMFFVNWVTYQQIHEGRRANWLRGFDAVWHYYRALQDKIKAFGGSDEDKQEGFTATGAMNFTDNLTPELFLSTCLQENAKRMSVFDQRLLHPQLLPRLAKIARRIIRLTPQRQSNSTPQLLEQ, translated from the coding sequence ATGATGAAACTTGGAAGCGAAGAACACAAAGAGCTTTTTTGCCGCAGCTTCATCGAAAGCCACCTGGAGTTTGAGCCAGAAAAGCTCTCTTGGCCCGTTCTGGATAGCGTAGCTCTCGAACGCATACGGAGTATTCCCTTTTGGAAAGAAGCTCTCAGTACAGAGCGACAGGCTGGGGCGATGGTCAGCGCCTTTGCAGCAACAATCAGTGATCCCCTGTTGCGAGAGGCGATCGCCCTTCAAGCGATGGAGGAAACCCGCCACTCCCGACTGATTGAGTTTTTGATCAATCATTACGATATTCAAATTTCTCAACCTCCTGAGCCAGCGCTCCCTAGTAATATCAAAACTGCCTTCATTGACTTTGGCTTTGGGGAATGCCTCGATTCTTTCTTAGCCTTTGGATTGTTTGGAATTGCCCGCCAGGCTAACTATATGCCTGAAGCAATATTCGACATTTTCGATCCAATTCTTAACGAAGAAGCGCGACATATTATGTTCTTTGTGAATTGGGTAACTTACCAACAAATCCATGAAGGTCGTAGGGCGAATTGGTTACGCGGGTTTGATGCTGTTTGGCATTACTACAGAGCGCTGCAAGATAAAATCAAAGCCTTTGGTGGCTCAGATGAAGACAAACAGGAGGGCTTTACTGCCACTGGGGCTATGAACTTCACGGACAATTTGACTCCGGAACTGTTTTTATCTACTTGCCTTCAAGAAAACGCCAAACGGATGAGCGTTTTTGACCAACGCCTTCTCCACCCGCAACTGTTACCTAGACTTGCCAAAATCGCCCGACGCATTATCAGACTGACGCCTCAGCGACAGTCCAACTCAACCCCTCAGTTGTTGGAACAATAA
- the hpnJ gene encoding hopanoid biosynthesis associated radical SAM protein HpnJ, protein MKKTLFLSPPSFDGFDGGAGSRYQAKREITSFWYPTWLAQPAALVPGSKLVDAPPHNQTVEDVLKIAKDYELIIMHTSTPSLANDVACALAIKEQNPDVQIGFVGAHVAVLPEETLRDNRVIDFVCRNEFDYTCQELAQDLSWDQIKGLSYRDKDGNLHHNAERDLIHDWDVMPSVLPVYGRDLDITKYFIGYLLHPYVSFYTGRGCPAKCSFCLWPQTIGGHQYRTKSPEAVGRDMEEAKAIFGDKVQEYMFDDDTFTIDKQRAIAISQHMKRLKLTWSCNARANLDYDTLKQLRDNGLRLLLVGFESGNQQVLDGIKKGIKLEVARKFMENCHKLGITVHGTFIIGLPNESQQTIEETIRFACDVSPHTIQVSIAAPYPGTELYRQAQTNGWFSDNSLVASSGIQMSTLQYPNLSGGQIEDAVEQMYRRFYFRPKAIIPIVGEMLTNPQMLVRRLREGREFFSYLKERHTQAAAKEQSVVSG, encoded by the coding sequence GTGAAAAAAACCCTTTTTCTTAGTCCTCCTTCCTTTGATGGATTTGATGGTGGTGCTGGTTCGCGATACCAAGCCAAGCGCGAAATTACCTCATTCTGGTACCCGACATGGCTCGCGCAGCCCGCTGCACTCGTCCCTGGAAGTAAGCTTGTAGATGCTCCTCCACATAATCAGACTGTGGAAGATGTGCTGAAAATCGCCAAAGATTACGAACTGATTATCATGCACACCAGCACACCCTCTCTGGCAAATGATGTGGCATGTGCTCTTGCAATCAAAGAACAAAACCCTGATGTACAAATTGGTTTTGTTGGGGCGCACGTCGCTGTCTTACCAGAGGAAACGCTGCGTGACAACCGTGTGATAGACTTTGTGTGTCGCAACGAATTTGACTACACCTGTCAGGAGTTGGCACAAGACTTATCTTGGGATCAGATTAAGGGACTCAGCTACCGAGATAAAGACGGTAACTTACACCACAATGCTGAGCGTGACTTGATCCACGATTGGGATGTGATGCCTAGCGTACTACCAGTCTACGGGCGTGACTTAGATATTACGAAATATTTCATAGGATATCTACTACATCCTTACGTGTCATTTTACACCGGACGTGGATGCCCAGCCAAATGTAGCTTCTGCCTCTGGCCTCAAACAATTGGCGGTCACCAGTACCGTACCAAAAGCCCAGAAGCAGTTGGGCGAGACATGGAAGAAGCCAAAGCCATCTTTGGTGACAAGGTGCAGGAATATATGTTTGATGATGACACCTTCACAATTGACAAGCAGCGGGCCATCGCCATCAGCCAACACATGAAACGGCTCAAGCTCACTTGGAGCTGTAACGCCCGCGCCAACTTAGACTACGATACTCTCAAGCAACTGCGTGACAACGGGTTACGCCTATTGCTGGTAGGATTTGAATCAGGTAACCAGCAAGTTCTCGACGGCATCAAGAAAGGGATTAAGTTAGAGGTGGCGCGGAAGTTTATGGAAAATTGCCATAAACTCGGCATTACCGTACACGGCACATTCATCATCGGCTTGCCAAACGAAAGTCAACAGACAATTGAAGAAACAATTCGTTTTGCTTGCGATGTTAGTCCGCATACCATCCAAGTTTCTATCGCCGCCCCTTATCCTGGAACTGAACTTTATCGACAAGCTCAGACTAACGGTTGGTTTAGCGATAATTCGCTAGTTGCCTCATCCGGGATTCAAATGTCTACACTGCAATATCCGAACCTCTCGGGCGGCCAAATTGAGGATGCAGTCGAGCAGATGTATCGTCGCTTCTACTTTCGACCCAAAGCCATTATCCCGATTGTCGGCGAAATGTTGACTAATCCTCAGATGCTAGTGCGTCGCCTGCGTGAGGGACGCGAATTTTTCTCTTACCTAAAAGAGCGTCATACACAAGCGGCTGCTAAAGAGCAATCGGTTGTGAGTGGTTAG